The Hordeum vulgare subsp. vulgare chromosome 4H, MorexV3_pseudomolecules_assembly, whole genome shotgun sequence genomic interval ccccctccccctccacccTCTTCCCCTTCCTTCACCTACCACCTCCTTCCCTCGTCGGCCTATTCCATCCATGTCTCCAGTGAGCAAGGACACGGTCGTGTGGCGGGACACAACTCATATTTATGTTTGTTCATTGCTTgtcatgctaaaataaaatatgtCGTGTTAAGTTTCttttttttgcatatttttctGCTAAGATTGGATTTGTTTGTATTGTCATAGATGAATGAATTGGCAAGAAAATGAAGGCAACTAATTGTGAGAGGAGTCGGACTAGTAGCTGGGTTGTATGCTTACATGATGGTCATGTTTAGAAGAGCTAGACAACAAACACCGATGATAACCGTGGGCAGCATGGACGATCGTGCCATATCTAGAGAGTCAAATGTAAGATACATTTATCACTCTAGTGTCTGATCTTCTTTGAGTTGAtgttagttgatgcttgttgaaaCTAGCCCTTTTGTAATGCCTACTGATGCAACTATCCCTTTTGTATTTCAAATGAGACTACTGATGGTTATTATGTCTTATGTAATATGAATCTACTCGCACACCGCTACAATTTATGGTTATTATGTAATATGAATTTACTTGTGCATCGCTACAAATTATGGTTATTATGTGTTATGTTAATTGCTGATTTTTTCTTCTTAATATAATCATTGTTCAGATTATGTTGGCATGGTAATATTTTATTGCTGGAAGTGTATACTGAAATGTCAAAATGTTTTTTCAATATAATCTTAGCgccaaaaaaatgttcatgcagccTAGCTCAGATACAGGCTACCAAACACAGTCTTGGCATAACATGTCTCGTCTGATGCAGCCTACCAAACACAGTGTGAGTTCAGCATGCGTCAATACGTACAGTGCTACCAAACAACTGCAGTTGCATGTACTAAGCATGTCTAGACTAAGCATGTTTCAAAtggaaacaactatgctaggatgGAAACAACTACCAAACACACCATATATGGTTGACGGTATCTATCGTTGGTGGGTTGCCTTTGTGAGCACCATCTCTAACCAAAAGTCTCAGTTTGCCCAAAGATAAAAAGCAACTAAAAAGGATGCCgagagggcatttggagttaTGTATGCCCGTTTTGCAATTGTTCGTGGACCTGCAAAATAATGGTATCTGGATACCTTATGGGAGGTGATGACATGTTGTGTAATCATGCAGAACATGGTCACATGTTATGTGATCATGCGTAACATGATCGTCGAAGATGAGGGTGACGATGTTGCCGCAGCTCTGGAATTTAAAAACATGGATGATCATATCCAACTTTCGGAACATAATTCGATCGACCACATTTGAAGAATTTATTCAAATGCATCAACAAATACGGCATCGACCAACTCACATGATGTTGAATTATAATTTTGAACTTTTTTAAATTTGAGTTAGTGTTACATGCGGCTATTTAAACGTATGCAAATGATGCGGTAATTTGATAGTGTGGACTTAAAAAAAAAGGCCAGATATATGTGGCTATGGTTCGATAACGTCTTCTCGTATCCGTGTTTATGGACTGGTCCCCTTGTGTGTGGATGAATAAGAGGTAATTTATGGGTTAGCGTTGGAGATGGATTTAGAAAGAAAAGTGGAGATTGTATTATTTTCGTTTTTCTTTTGGGAACATCGCCTGAGTTGGACCGATGTCATGTCGAGTGGTATGCGTACCACGCACCACCGTCGTTTGCCTCGCAAGGCGGGGCAGCCACATTCGTGTGCGTTTGAGTACCCGGTACGGTGCGAGTTGTTGAGGTCAATAACTTCTCGATACAGGGCTCCACTGCACCGTCCTTCTCCCAACCGTACTACTGCATATCGTAATAGTAGTAAAATTGTTCTTTCGTCTCACAGCAAGAACGTGATTAATGGCGGCCGGCTAAGCTGCCTAACCATCCATCCAACTTCAAAGAGGTTTAGCCACTGGACAAACCCGCCGGCGAAGGTAAAGGCTCCGGCAGATCACATCGCGGCGGCCCGCGGATACCTCGACAAAGGAACGTGGCAACCATAAATTACTCCGCTGGAAACAGAAGACGGACCCCGGCCCATTGACAGGCCGATCCTCTTACGCATGATCTGGTTGGTGAGTAAAACCAACCAACTACCTTAAATACCCAGAGCTCACGCATCGGCATCTCGCCGCCTGCTCTGCTCTCAGTCCAATCCAACTCAAAACAACGCACGCGGACGCAGCCATGGCGGATTTGAAGGCTCCGGCCAAGGTGAGGAGGCTGGCGCCGCCCATGTCGTGGCGGTCGCGCCTGTCAATCTTCGCCGCGGGTTACCTCACCGACGCCACCTGCCGCGCTGACGGCACAATCAACCGCCGCCTGCTCACCTACCTCGACCCCGCCGTcccgccctccgccgccccgcGCAATGGCGTCTCCTCCCGCGACATCGACGTCGACCCGGCAATCCCGCTCCGGGCCCGCCTCTTCCACCCCGTGGGCCTGGCCGGCCCGCTCCCGGTCGTCCTCTTCTTCCACGGCGGCGGGTTCGCCTACCTCTCCGCGGCCTCCCTCGCCTACGATGCCGCGTGCCGCCGCATCGCCAGGTACTGCGGCGCGGCCGTGCTGTCAGTCGACTACCGCCGCTCTCCGGAGCACCGGTTCCCGGCGGCGTACGACGACGGGTTCTCCGCGCTCCGCTTCCTCGACGAGCCCAAGAAGCACCCCGCCGACGTCGGGCCCCTCGACGTCTCCCGCTGCTTCCTCGCCGGGGACAGCGCGGGCGCCAACATCGCCCACCACGTCGCCCGCCGCTACGCCATGTCCTCCCCGTCCTTCACCAAGGTGCGGGTCTCCGGCCTCATCGCCATCCAGCCCTTCTTCGGCGGCGAGGAGCGGACCCCCTCCGAGCTCCAGCTGGAGGGCGCACCCATCGTGTCCATCTCCCGCTGCGACTGGATGTGGCGCGCCTTCCTCCCGCCCGGTGCAGACCGGACGCACGAGGCTGCGCACGCGGCGTCCCCTGCCGCCGCAGCCGGCATCGATTCCCCGGCGTTCCCGCCGGCGGTGGTGGTTATCGGCGGGTACGACCCGCTCCAGGATTGGCAGCGGCGGTACTGCGAGATGCTGACCTCCAAGGGAAAGGAGGTGCGGGTGCTGGAGTACCCCGAAGCCATCCACGCCTTCTATGTCTTCCCGGAGTTCGCCGAGTCCAAGGAGCTTATGCTGAGGATCAAAGAGTTCGTCGCCGGGAGCGACGGCAGCAAATGAGCGCGACTCGTGGCAGTATCGATAGTGTCAGTGTTTGCGTGTGTGGTCGGAATCACTATAGGACCAAAGGATTGGGTGGGTTGCCATGACGTGTCTGGACCATATTCGTAGTGAACTAAAAATAGTGCAGTATGGGTGACGATGTGTAAGAATGGCTGCTACAGGCTCATGAGTACTAGTGTCACATAATAGACGTTCATTTGTTTAGGGAATGATTTTTTTCAACAAAAGAAAGACTGGCAGCAATTCTAACCGACCGATCCAAACGGACGATGATTTCGTCCGTTGGCTTTGTGTCCATCCGATTTATGATTCGGATTGTTTGTTGGCTTTGTGTCCATCCGATTTATGATTCGGATCTG includes:
- the LOC123451179 gene encoding probable carboxylesterase 18, whose protein sequence is MADLKAPAKVRRLAPPMSWRSRLSIFAAGYLTDATCRADGTINRRLLTYLDPAVPPSAAPRNGVSSRDIDVDPAIPLRARLFHPVGLAGPLPVVLFFHGGGFAYLSAASLAYDAACRRIARYCGAAVLSVDYRRSPEHRFPAAYDDGFSALRFLDEPKKHPADVGPLDVSRCFLAGDSAGANIAHHVARRYAMSSPSFTKVRVSGLIAIQPFFGGEERTPSELQLEGAPIVSISRCDWMWRAFLPPGADRTHEAAHAASPAAAAGIDSPAFPPAVVVIGGYDPLQDWQRRYCEMLTSKGKEVRVLEYPEAIHAFYVFPEFAESKELMLRIKEFVAGSDGSK